ttaattatttttttatcctgTTTCAAGGGACCCAAAGAAGTGTCAATTATATATTATAGCAGCCTTCCCAGCAGAGGCACTTaactttatgtttaatttttaaatgccatCAAGTACTTGATTATATCGTTACCCAAAAGGTCACAGACTCTTTACATGGAGGAGGAGGGAATTAGTCTGTGCATTTCGTGCCCCTTAAATTTCCAGAGAAatactagaaaattaaaaaaaaaaaaaagccctctctTGATTTTCGCGAGGGCAAAAGGACTCGGACTCCGTAGGCCGGCTTTCAGCGCGACCGTGGATCTGACGCGCATGCGCAAGTCCGTTACCATAACGACCAGAAGACGCTGCACCTCTGTAGGCTGAGAGGAAAGTGAGCGGAGTCTCCAGATGATGGAGACCCAAACTTCGCCCAAGGATGAGGTGGCTGAGGCAGTGGAGCTGGAGCTTGAGGCCGTGATCGGATTCAATGGTGAGACCTCGAACGTGTCTGGGCTAGGTGGTTTAGGGACCCCAGGGACAATGTGGTGCAACCAGGGAGAGTGAGACACCAGGCGGCACCTGGAAGGCAGCTTGGGACACTGGCATGAGTCAAGCACTGGGGACCCAAACAGCCTCTCCTCCCCAAAGATCTTAGAGTCATGTCCTCGCTCCGGACCTTAAAGATTCGGGATGGGTTTTGCCAACATCTGAAAGGAACCAAATGCCCCCTTACTAGGCCATAAGGATAAAAAAGTGTGATCTGAAACCCTTCTCCCACTAGCCAGCTCTCCCCTGGCTCTAAGCCCCACACAGCCAGCAAAACTGTCTGCCCCTCAGTATTGGATTACAGAATATGTGTAGGTCCCTGGGACCAAGTAACCTCTAAAATCCCAGCTGATGTACTAATGAGAAGGGGCTGGAGGGAGTGGGGAACTTGTGTTTTGAGCACCACTTTAGGGGATGATTTGTCTTCTAACCAGAAGGAAGGTGAGGATTTCAGACCATGATGGACACCACGGGGAGCTGGACTGGAGAGGTGCTTTGGTCAGAGGGGCCTGGTTGTTCCACTCGAATCTGACTTATGACCACCTCCTGTTTGGAACATGAAGAGGGGAAACGCTGTTTGGGTTTTGAGAAGGATGCAAACAAGCAATGGATTgcattttagaaaaagcaaacttttaaagaaaatgcattGTGATGCCTGAAAGCTTTAAAAGTGTAGTAATGTAAACACAGAACAATCAATAACTAAAGCTTTAGCACATTCTAGGACTTGGCTCTTGAGCCTTCTCTTTGTTTTATGTTAACGGTCTCTGATAGAAATTGAGCACTTAGTACATCCTAATACTGGCCATCTTTAGAGCTGGTCACCAGATCATTGGTAAAGGAAGTGAGTGACCTGCTATGAGGGCAAAGGATCACACTGGTGACCAGTACAGAGCCCTGCTACTGAATTCAGTACTGTTCAATACTGTTTTGTAGCGCTCAGAGAGTattgtcagttatatctcagtgTCTCCAATTATCTTGgccttttaaaattcaataaaattgaatTGTTTTTGCCTTCTTGGTTTTGTGACAATTTATATTCTTTCATACAGTCAAATATGCATTTATCTAAAATTACTGAATGCCAAGTAgtatggtgggcttcccaggtggctcagtggtaaagaacacgcctgtcaatgcaggagacaccagatgTGGGTcccatcctgggtcaggaagatcccctggaggaagaaattgcaacccactccagtattcttgcctggataatcccactgacagaggagcctggcaggcctacagtccatgaggtcgcagagtcggacacgactgagcacacacgcacacatgtaaATAGTATACTATTCACTGAGAATATAGAGTAATACAGGGGGTAAATCCATAGTCATACTTAAGAACAAGAGCTTAGAAAAGTGGAAAAATACAGTGAAATCTAAGGAAAAATCAACCATTATTACTTGTCCCAAAGATATCTCTGTTAAACTTTGATATGATCCTTTCAAATGTACATtgacataattttttaataaaagtggaCTCATGCTGTATATATTATAACCAGACTTTTTTCTACCTCGGATGCCCTGAAAATCTTTCGTTAGCAGTGAATATACTCTATACCAGCCTTGTCAGTAGAGTAAAATTACCTAATACTGCCcaacccccaaacacacacacttattttaGTTGAACTAAGGCTTATTTTAAAAGCCTTATGCTCAGTCTAAATAAAAGCAATTAGCCACTTCTGCCCTcgacttttattattttcaaccTCTCTTTCAGGACATGTCCCCACTGGTCTAAAATGCCATCCTGACCAGGAGCATCTGGTCTACCCTCTGGGTTGCACCATCCTCATCCAGGCAATAAATACTCAGGAACAGAATTTCCTACACGGTCATGGCAACAACGTCTCCTGTGTGGCCATCTCCAAGAGTGGACTTTACATTGCGTCTGGACAAGTCACATTCATGGGCTTTAAGGTGAATACATTAAAACACCACCCACCGTGTATTGATTCAGAGGCGCCTCCCAAGAAAAACTGCCTCACTTCAGAGTAGCTCTGCACTGTCCTGTGTACACCCTGCCTCCTCTTCCCTTGGCCTCTCCTGGAACTCATTTTCGCTCTGTGAAGCTGAAAGTAAAGGCACCTGGTGGCTTTATACCCAGTGCAGCAGCTTGTGACTGGTAATACCTAGAAACAAAAGTCCCCGCTTacacctgtttctgttttgttgctgTCATGTTCGGAAGACGTGCTCTAATTTCTAGAAAAGTGATGAATGATTATTTTTTCACACAGAGAGGTAGCTCTCTCCTCTGGTCCTTTCAAAGCCTGTCTATGGTCTGacagtgtattcttgcccccaGGCAGATATCATTTTGTGGGATTATAAGAAAAGGGAGCTGATGGCTCGGCTGTCACTTCACAAGGGCAAAATTGAAGCTCTGGCCTTTTCACCAAATGATATGTACTTGGTATCACTAGGAGGCCCAGACGATGGAAGGTAATGAACTAAGCACACTTATTTCTTTTCTACTAGGCATATTTCTAGACGTGTTAACAACTGTCCCCTTTCTAACATTCTCTGTTTGCCTGTCTGTATTTGAGCATGTGTGATGTGAAAAGCTTATGAAGCTCATATGAATTTGGGAAATTATAAATTTTTGGTGAAAGAGTTCGAATTAAGctgaaaagacagaaacaaataacaaagaaaataatgtaaCTATGAAAGTAAAGTACCTGCATATATATGTAGAACCAAGCAAAAACTGGGggaaatgtcattaaaaaaaatacatgttaacTTTTAGTGGCCattgataatttaaaatatttatagatttttaaagacttaaaGTGCTTATAGAGAGTTCCCCAATTGGTTGGGAAATTTATATGCCCTATATTAAGAAAAAGCACAGAATAAAGAATTCTACTTACATGAAACTTCATCTGTGTGAAAAGACTGCaaagaaaaatagtgaaaattaaatattctgaaatgctaagaatcaaaagaaaaaaattaaaaagcccgTGAGGAAAATACCATAAGACGCTGATTCTCAAGCCTGGCAGTGCACTGAAATCCACTGGGAGCTTTAGAAGATTACTGGTGGTTGGCTCCACCTTCAGAGACTTTGATTAATTGGCCTCAGTTTTAGGAGTTCTAAAGATTTCCCATATGATCCTAATTTGCAGCTAAATCGAGAATCATTGCTGGAAAAGATGACATCATCCttgtcatcatcatcttcatcatcgACCatagctggttttttttttttttttttgagcacttactaCAGGTCAGATGTGTGCCAAGCATCTTaactgcattatctcatttaagtcTCATGGCAACTCCACGAGGTGGAGCTCTTGGGGCTATATGACAGATGAACTTGAGTCACCAGCTGCTAAGTAGCAGAGCTGGGGGACAAACCCTGAAGTGTGACTTCAGAGGTGGCATTTTTAACTTCCCTAAGGCATGATCTTTGACCTCAAGGATCTCACGGTCAAGGTTAGTAGGGAGAGAATACATACAAACGAAATTGGGGGAAAAGTATTTCAAAGCATTATATTAGGAAGAACAATCAATGCAGTGCATATCCCTGTGTAAGTGCTAAAGGAACACCCAAGGCTTGTGTAGGACTTAACACTTCGGTGCActtttacagatattttcttgTTTGAGCTGCAAAGCTTAATTACAATGGAAATTTATATTCATGTGTAGTTATATATTGATAGTTCTCAGTATATAGCAAAGTAGTCACATGTCCCTGGCCCATCCCCATTTGACTGTTTTTTTCCTCAACAGAAATGCGTCCAGCAGTCTATTACTATTCTTAACTTACGGTAGTTGTTCTCAATCTTGGGTACACATTGAAATCTCCTGAGGAATCATTTTTGCCAAAATACTTCCCCAAGACATTGTTTACATGTCGTGTTGTGCAAGCTTtgccacaatcaattttagaccATTTTCAACCTCAAAAAGAAACCAGTgctcattagcagtcactccccattcctgCTGTGTTAGTTCCTTCTGtgtagcaaagtgagtcagttaaaTGGAGACATATACccattcttttttggatttccttcccatttaggtcaccacaagaTCATTGAGTAGAAGtccctgtgcaatacagtaggttctcattagttatctatttcatacatagcagtggagaaggcaatggcaccccactccagtactcttgcctggaaaatcccatggatggaggagcctggtaggctacagtccatggggtcgctaagagtcggacacaactgagcgacttcactttcacttttcactttcatgcattggagaaggacatggcaacccactccagtgttcttgcctggagaatcccagggacggcggagcctggtgggctgtcgtctatggggtcacacagagtcggacacgactgaagcgacttagcagcagtgtatatatgccctggtttgattcttgggtcgggaagatcccctggagaagggttaggctacccgcttcagtattcatgggcttccctggtgacacagatagtaaagaatctgcctgcagtgtgggatccctggaggagggcatggcaacccactccagtattcttgcctgcagagtccccatggacagagaagcctggcaggctagcaCAGCACAGGGTAtgtggaaagactgatgctgggaaagactgaaggcaaagtagaagggagcagcagaggatgagatcgttaggtagcatgactgactcaatggacatgaatttgagcaaactctgggagatggtggagcacagaggagcctggcaagctacaccccatggggttgcaaagaatcggacacgactaagagactgaacaacaacagtgtaaaTATTCAACGTCAgtctcccagtccatcccaccTCTGCTTGTAACCGGaagttcattctctacatctgcgactctatttctgctttgcttaGCAAATAAGTTcgtctctaccatttttctaggttccaaatataagcaatattatacaatatttttctctttctgactcacttcactccgtatgacaatctttaggtccatccacatctctgcagtGATTCCAGGGTTTAACGTAATACCCTCTCCCCTGCATTCTTGATATCATTAACCAAGCACTATCAATTTAGGACTAAATTGTATGATTACACCCAGAAAGATGCCAAGGTAAGCTAcaacatgtttgtgtgtgtgctcagtcatgtctgactcttttgtggccccaaggactggggcctgccaggctcctctgtccatggatttcccagacaagaatactggagtgggttgccacttcctactccagggaatcttcccgactcaggtatcaaacctacatcttctgtgtttcctgcatttgctgctctttaccactgagccacctgggaagccctgagctaCAACAGAACTGCTCttagtgtggtccccagaccaaaGCACACCAGAGACTTTTTAGCAAAGCAGATTCTCAGACTccacccagacctactgaatcagaacgtCTGGGGGCAGGTCCTAGCACTTCCTGCTTTGGCAAGTCCTCCAGCTGAATCAGCTACATGGCATGGTGAAGTTTGAAAACATCCCTATGTCATTCTCTTTTATTGCTTctaattaacaattttttttttttttgctggagtaTTTCCCCAAGGGAATTTTTTACAAGCGATAAATGAGTGGTAAACTTTTATGCCCTGCCTGTCTCAAAAATCTCTTTATTTTAGTAAGAGACTTAGCtgtctgggggttggggggatggTCAAtataattctttcatttctttgtgagTAACCTcttgtatttctttccttctagaacGGCTAAAAGAGCCATTTCTTATTTTGAAAGCCCGTTTCCCCCTGATTCTCTTTGTCCTTTCGTCTGAGCAGTGTGGTAGTCTGGAGCATAGCCAAGAGAGAGGCCATCTGTGGCAGCCCCGCAGCCGGCCTCAATGTCGGGAACGCCACCACAGTCATCTTCTCCAAGTGCCGCGACGAGATGTTTGTCACTGCTGGAAAGTACGTGTCTGCTGTCAAGGTTTCTAGAACATGTAAATCACCCTATTCGCTTACAAAGAAAACACGGTCATTCCAATTATGGGGAATGTGGTTTTCATCCTGAAAAAAGAGATTCCATCATAATTTTCACACGAAAAATCCCAGCTGATGCTATCGGTagagaacctacctgccaatgcaggagcgaGTTTTTAGCACACACgtaaaaattattttggctgGAAGTCCTTTTAAATACAGTTATTTAATCATTCTGTGCTTCCTACTGAAAAAGTTCTGCTGATTGGCTAAATCCATTTCTGCCTCTGGTCTGCCTGTTACTGATAACACAATGCCCACAATCTGTGCTCACACTCAGGgcgtgtgtgcacactcagtaacttagtcatgtccaactctttgcaataccatggactgtagcccactaggctcctctgtccatgagatttcccacgcaaggatactggagtgggttgccatttccttctccaggggatcctcctaacccagaaagaaaaagttaCTGCTCTTCAATAAGATTTCTGGTTTGGTACCCATCTATACTGGATTCTCTGTGACAATTCCAACTTCAGGAATTCATTATACCAAATCAAATGAGAAAGCCTGCAGATGCTAGTACTTCGGCATCCAAATGACGACTGTATCTTGGGGAGACCACCAGGCCATAACAAATCCTCAAAAATACCTAGTTCTCTTCCTTTCAGCTTCTCCTTCAAAAGACTgcagaaaacagagaagagatGAAGGATTTATTAAATGGGTCTCCAgttgattgtttcttttctctAGCGGGACAATTCGAGTATGGGAACTGGATCTCCCAAACAGAAAGATCTGGCCAACTGAGTGCCAAACAGGACAGATGAAAAGAATAGTCATGAGCATCTCAGTAAGAATTACTctgttattttatgtaaatattagtACAAGTCCTTGTTAATAGTACTGAGCAAGacaggggtatgtgtgtgtgtgtatatgtgcatgtgtgtaagtACATGTTctttgggctgggggtggggaggggagccctGGACATGGAGGGCACTGCCTGGGGAGGCACAGGTGAGGGAGTCTCACTTCAGGAGCTCCCGTGGGAAGCTGGACAGGCTGCCTAGACACAGCTCTGGGGGAATCTGTTTCAGTGGACCTGAACTGCCATCAGACCCCAGGAATCTGCCTCACCTGGTGGGAAGCAGGGTAGCCAGGAGGTGCTCAAGGCCCACAGCACCTCCTGTTGCCACTCATGTTATTTCTGCACAAGAAATAAAGTTTCTAACAATGAAACTCCTTGTTGAAATGCAGTCTCCTCCACAAAGAGGGATTATTCATGTGTCTTTAATGTGGATTCAGATATTCATGCATATAACCCCATTCTCCACTCGTTTTATGAATGTAGACTTTGGGAAATAGGAAATAAAGCAAATACATATTCTCTCTGGAGGAGCACACCTTCACCCTAGGAGCCCTTCGGAGATGCCTCAGGGAGTGCATGCTAATAGCAGACACAAGTCCATTTCAGTGAAATTCACGCTGATTGGAGTCCGATGTTTCATACAGTTCTGAATTTGGCCCTGATTCTGCTCCCCTTGAAGGTGTTCTTACCCATCTTCGAGTCTGAGGAGACAGAAGTCACCTCAAGGACTTTTGGAGGTCTTCATAGGGTTCAGAGAAAACTCATCCCCTCCCTGATCAGGGGCTCCTGGGCATCAACTGGGCAAACCAGGTCTTCAGGTTTCCTTGTCTCTCTCATCCCCAGATGGCTAATGACGATAGCTTTTTCTACCTTGGCACCACCActggagatattttaaaaatgaacccCAGGACAAAGCTGCTGGCAGACACAGGGCCTGCAAAGGACAAGTTCAGTCTGGTAAGTAGAGACCATCAAAGTCTGCTTGCCCTGCTGTTTTCTAGTGATTTCCTCCTGCCACTGTTAGCACAGACTTCCATCAAGGGTTGTGGGGAGAAACAACACGTCTATGGTGCACCCAAGGCCACACTGCAATTTGCAATGTTCATTGACTAGTTCGATCAAACCCTCATCACTGGTGTATATTCAGGATATCCCAGGTGTCCTCAATTAGGGGTCAgaatcacactttttttttttttttgcatcttcaaAGCTCAAGGCCTGTGGCTTTGTGATTTGTAATCACATCCATTCCAGCATTTGGGCAGTCCAGTTGCCATGTGTAAGTGACATGTGCTCTTTGATTTACAAGACtatctgtcatttttttctaatctAATAACTAGATCTTAAACTTTAGCCTCAGCTGACATTTTAAGTCATGAGCAAGATGTAGAAATTGTTCATTGTTTATATTTGCAGAATTCCTAACAATTCAGGTTAAAAGTCCAATAAGAGACTTTGATCtccaaaccaaaataaaaagccTACCATCAAAGGGTAATTGGACAGAATAAGTGCTGTTATTTCCAGTGCCCCCAGAAAGTTACAGGGCTGTTTCTACTAAACTTTGGATTTCAAAGCTTCTTTCAGGTTCTGCACCTATCTATCTCATGTCTGATAATGGAACAGATGGTTCAAGCTTAGATAATTTTCCACTTAGCTGATGGTCCCAAGAAGCTTTGAAATATTGCACCGTGTTCCTGGGAAGGTGTTAGAGTTTTCTAAGTCACATAACCACTTATTATTCAGCTTTTAAGAATGGGAGAAAGCTACAGTATAGGTAGAGTCGAGTCTAGCAATAAGCAgagtctaggagaaggcaatggcaacccactccagtactcttgcctggaaaatcccatagacggaggggcctggtgggctgcagtccatggggtcgctaggagtaggacacgactgagcgacttcattttatttttttactttcatgcgttggagaaggaaatggtgacctactccagtgttcttgcctggagaatcccagggacgggggagcctggtgggctgccgtctctggggtcgcacagagtcggacacaactgaagcgacttagcggcagcataGGCACAGGCCAAATCAGtgtttttcaaatgatttttaggAGAGGGATTCCAATATATTCAACAGATGAAACCAAATCAGATCAGGCTGAAGGAGGGCAAGGTTGAGAGTCCTGCCAATTCTGACTCTGAAAGGCTCCATGGGTGAAAATTCTGACCTGGATATTTTTGCTGAGTACTTGGAATGTCAGTGCTTCTCCAGAAAAGATGCTGACTGTCTCAGTGTTCTTCAAACCTGTGGCACTTAAGTTTCCCCCATGGATGCTTTAGTGCTTAATTCAGGTGTAAAGGTAAATTACATAATATAAAGCAATGTTTCCAAGATGCCCGTTACACAAGTGGAAAGATATCATTCTTTCAGGGCAAAGGGATTGGAGGTATTTGTTTGAATATCAAGACAGTGGGTTTGAATATCAAGTAATTCTTCATCTTTCTAACCATagagccaacttttttttttaatttagatttttgttttttattgaagtattcagttggccaaaaagttcatttgggttttccatacatctcacagAAAACCCCAAATGAACTTTATGGACAAACCAATATAATTAACTTACAATATGTAGagcaagggggcttccctggttgctcagtggtaaaaaatctgcctgccaagtaggagagatgggttcaatcagtgggtcaggaagattcctctggaggaggaaatggcaactcactccagtatttcttgcctggaaaattccatggacagaggaatctggcaagtTGCAGTCTACGAAGCCACAAAGAGtcactgagcatacatgcacacatacatatacatatatgccctttcttttggatttccttcctatttgggtcagcacagagcactgagttccctgAGCTCTATACTAGGTTCTCataagttgtctattttatacatagtatcaatagtgtatgtgtgtcatacagagtaaagttaagtcagaaaaacaaaaatcgtGTATTAATAGATACATGTGGAATTGAGAAAAATGGGACAgttgatcttatttgcaaagcaaaaatagagatgCATAGATTCCTAATGATGAAACCATTTAGCTTTTTTCCCTTAATGTTCTCTCTCCCTCTAGGGAGTGTCAGCTATCTGTTGCCTGAAGATGGGGGGTTTGTTGGTAGGCTCTGGAGATGGATTGCTGGTCTTCTGTAAAAGCCCCAGCTACAAACCTATCAAGTAAGTTACCCCACAGGGTTTGGATGAGGAGACACCCTCTAGAGAGAGGTTTGCTTAGTCGGCAACTAAATGATGTGGACAAAGTGATATTTGGTTTAAAACAAATCTCATCTTGCTATTAAAATGAGTAGCTGGAAACACAGCAGATGGTGGTTTTTGCCAATGAAAAGATTCCACTTGTTAGACATGGAGTGAATGAAGTGTTTTTTGGCCATGGTCATTTTtacccatttatttgcctggaaTGTTCCCTGTATCTAAATCCTACTTGTGTTCCACCACCCATTTAGAGGGACATCTCACTGTAAACTTCCTTGATTATCATAAACCATGTGGGCCTCCCCCTTTGCTGACCATGGGCACTTGATATTCTAACTCCTGCCTTTCCAACCGTGTGATCTCCTTGAAGGCAGGACTCAGGTTCTTATACCTAATATGTATCCTCTATAATGCTTCAGACAGTTAATAAATGCTCATCAATTGAGTAAATCTTCTTCACCTTTTGCTTCTCCTTAAAGGAAAATCCAGTTACAAGGTGGAATCACCTCTATCACACTTCGAGGGGAAGGACACCAGTTCTTTGTAGGAACAGAAGAATCACACATTTATCGTGTCAATTTCACTAATTTCAAAGAGACTCTCATCACAACTTGTCACTTTGAATCTGTTGAGGACATTGTCTTCCCATTGTAAGTAGAAGAGTAAAAAAGTGATAAGAATGTAGAGATTTGATGCCATGTGCaaggaaatttcattttattaacacATTTTTCACCTACTAACCTAATCAATcatgataaatcataatgtaaTTTACATTATGTTTATGTGTGGTGTGTCTCAccacagcaaagatttgaaacagcagaccagtgttacagcttggtTACAACTCAGAGTTTTATTCAGCAAGCAAAGGATAGTACATCTTCAAAGCGTGAGGGTGGGCCGACCCCAAAGGAGAGGCCTCAATCCTTGGCTTcctccatttattcatttgtctcctccctgctgagcctgccctatgcaatTGCGCTAGCCAAGAAGGGGGTGTGTTTGTTTCATCTGAAGTTCTCACTCCAGTccatggattttcttttgttctattttcaaggtcttttccctttctttgtcttttagccaccacccttttggactcctttttgctactctaactacctaacaataataaattattatttttttctccatgaatTTTTCTATTGTAGTGAATTATGTTAATAGATTTTCTTTGGCTTTTACCAAGCAGCTACATTCATTTTATAATTCAAATTTGGGCCTCTTTGGAATGTTGGCTTTTCTAGTAAATTCATCATGGAAAGGGTGAACAGACTGGAAAAACTTTCCTGTTTTCCACTGCTGTCTGGAGCACAACTTAGTAATGCCTTTTTTCAAACATCTTTCAGGTCGTTTGTTTGCACCTCTTGTGTCTTCCAGATTTGGCTTGCCTGATGGCAGTGGCCGTAAGATTAAGAGTTCCTCTGAACCTAGTTGCTATATATATTGGTAAATCTCTCACAAGACAGTGAAACATATAACCATGAGCAGTTTTAATGTCAAACAGAGCTGCCATCAGAGTCTGTCATTATTTGATTATGAAATCTATTTGTCTTTGGCGAGATTTGTCCCATAAAGTTGGTCACAGTTTTTGCTCTGAACTTCTTCAGTAATTCATTTGAATTTATAAAACTCAAGATCATTGTTGTATAGGCAGCAAGGCTCTTTGAAAACTTGGTCCTTGAGGTCACCAAATGTAGTTTTGGTTTCCTGAGCCTTTGTGATTAGGTCCCTCCTAtttctaaaagtgaaaatggctggTGCCTCCCATCAGGCGAATTCTTATTTGAAAATTGGTCATTTCCTTTCTGTGTCacttttcctgtctttttctaAGGAGCTTGGTAGAATCAATCTGTAAAATATTTGGTCCTGGTGTCTTCTGTAAGGGtaagtttttaaatgtcttttcaaTTTCTATGCAGTCTTTAATCTAATCAGGTTTGGtacccctttcttttttttttaatagctctattgaaatataatttacatatcataaaattcaccctctATACAATTCAATGGCTTTCTTAGGGGTATATTTACAGAGTTTTGCAACCATTAtcataatcaattttagaacattttatatCCCCCTAAAGAAACATCCTAGCAGTCACTTTAAGTCTCTAAGGTTCAGCTTTCAGCCACCCAAACTAAGCACAGTTGGTTAATGTAGTCAGTTAAAAAAGCTCTCAGATTCATCCATATAGTGCTGACCtcaaaaagagaatcttaaaattttttaaaaagaaagaaaaaaatagaatttgaaaaagaaaagtagtgtcctctctggtctctgcctcctgtttttttttttttttttcctctcgaGGTTTCCTGCACCCCCCATGTGTAGAATTCAACTGGCACACAGGAATTGGGGCAGTTTTTAATAATCAGAATTTAGGTCTTCCTCTTATGATTCTCTTGCTGCCAGGGTTTTCCCTTTAAATTCCAGATGAATTTTCCAGCCCCTTACTCTGATGGCCGGCACCTTTAGTCAGTGAGGCTGTGATTTTTCTGCTACTTTTTTTCTGTGGTCACCATACCTAGGGAGTTTGGGGCATCTCTGGTTAGAAAATCGCACA
The DNA window shown above is from Bos javanicus breed banteng chromosome 19, ARS-OSU_banteng_1.0, whole genome shotgun sequence and carries:
- the CFAP52 gene encoding cilia- and flagella-associated protein 52, which translates into the protein MMETQTSPKDEVAEAVELELEAVIGFNGHVPTGLKCHPDQEHLVYPLGCTILIQAINTQEQNFLHGHGNNVSCVAISKSGLYIASGQVTFMGFKADIILWDYKKRELMARLSLHKGKIEALAFSPNDMYLVSLGGPDDGSVVVWSIAKREAICGSPAAGLNVGNATTVIFSKCRDEMFVTAGNGTIRVWELDLPNRKIWPTECQTGQMKRIVMSISMANDDSFFYLGTTTGDILKMNPRTKLLADTGPAKDKFSLGVSAICCLKMGGLLVGSGDGLLVFCKSPSYKPIKKIQLQGGITSITLRGEGHQFFVGTEESHIYRVNFTNFKETLITTCHFESVEDIVFPFGTAELFATCAKKDIRVWHTLTNRELLRITVPNMTCHGIDFMRDGKSIISAWDDGRIRAFAPETGRLMYVINNAHRIGVTAIATTSDCKRVISGGGEGEVRVWHIGHQTQKLEEALKEHKSSVSCIRVKKSNEECVTASTDGTCIIWDLVRLRRNQMILANTLFQCVCYHPEEFQIITSGTDRKIAYWEVFDGSVIRELDGSLSGAVNGMDITVEGVHFVTGGNDHLVKVWDYNEGEVTHVGVGHSGNITRIRISPGNQYIVSVSADGAILRWKYPFPS